The genomic segment ATAACAGTGCTTCCTGGTTTTCTTCGTGGGCAGAGTGCTCTTGGTGAGATGGAGCAGATACAACCCTTACTATCTGGAGCCAGAGGTCAGGAAGGAGGCCTACAGCCGCCCAGAGAGCGAGCTGAGTGCCGAGGAGAAGGAGGAGCGCGAGCTGAAAAAGCTCCGACCCATCAAAGCTGCTACTAATTCAACGACGAGCTCCGTTTTCAACGACCCCGTTCTCAGGTGATTTACAGCCTGAGGAACAAAATCGCAGCCGTATTTAAAGTTCATGTCAACCAATTGTTTCTCTGTCTGCTTCTCAGTAAATTCATCAACATGATGATGGAACACGGACAGAAGACTTTGGCCAGAGAGATTATGATGCAGGTCAATTAAACGCTTTACAAAATAACCTCTTGTTGGTTTCCAGGCGAAGCAATAATTAAcccctctttttttatttatttttttttccttttctcagaCGCTGGAAAATATAAAGAGGAAGCAGGTGGAGAAATACCACAAAGCTACAGAAGGGCAAAAGGATGGGATTGAATGTAATCCCTACGTCATTTTTCACCAGGCCTTGGAGAACTGTAAGCCCGTCGTTGCGCTGGCCAGCATTCAGAAAGGTGGAAAATACTATCAGGTCAGTGAGAAGGCAAAATAAAGCTCTTTTGTTGATTATAACAGGGTTCCTGTAGAAAAGCTTAGAATTTGAGTTCACTACTTTCCTggcttgaaaatgaaaattagaacaaggaaaaaaaaaagcacatttccaAGGTTTGTCTAAATATTGTTTCCTCCCCTCTCTCTTCCTTATGTCCATCTGTCCATACTTTTGTATCCTCCTTCGTTTCCTTCCCTGTGTTATTCTTCttagcttattttatttaactttgatatttaaatttaaatatgagCATAAAGGCATAATTGTGTAGGAAACCAATGATTAGAGCAGAAACCCCGTCCCCcataaaacatgtgaaacaatGTTGCATCTCTTGTTTTTGAGGTTTAATCCTTGCATAAATCTCACATCTCAATCCCGTGTAGGTGCCCATCCCGCTCACGGGCCACCGCCGACGCTTCCTGGCGATGAAATGGATGATCACCGAGTgcagggaaaacaaacacaggcgCACACACATGTACGAAAAGCTCTCCCAGGAGCTGCTCGCCGCTTTCGAAAAGGAGGGCAACGTCATCAAGAAGAAGCACGAGCTGCACAAGATGGCCGAGGCCAACAGAGCCTACGCCCACTACCGCTGGTGGTAGACGGAAAGCTGTGCTGGACTCAACATGCGATGAAAACTCCTGCTGTAAATAGTGAATATTTCTCGAGATGGGACCGTGTCCAGGAGACCAGAGAAcgactcaccgttgggtttttGTAGAAAAGGAACTGAATCATTCAGCAGTCAGGTTTGACTCTGCGGAATGGTTTGACAACAAATGCAACCGAAgtttaaggatttatttaaaacaaatatgtttaatatgCAACACGagtagaaaaacagaacagagaaatgtaaaagtatTGCCACTTTGTAGGAAAATACCAAAATCATCTGCTGTCAGGTCTGTGGCCTGTCCTGTGTTTAAATGATGTTTCCATGAGTTCTGAACATTCAGGCTGGCTTTTACCAAATACACCAGTACTTTTGAACgcttaatacaaaaacaaaaacaaatcaggttATTATGACCCTGAAGCCAGTTAAGGTAGAGTCGTTTAACCTCTGTTAGAAAATGTAGGTTCAGAGCTACGGATCGAACTCTGTTTTcaaccttaaaataaatcaacattgGTCAAAACCCGCTGAACTTGgtcaaatattacaaaaacttGCCaacattcattcttttttttttttttttttttttttagcttactCAGCTTTAAAGCCATGTTCTGCTGGTAAAACAACCTCCTCATACGTGGATCAAAAGAGGCACTATAATCAACCGATTTCCAAAGATCTGGAGGTGAACTTTAAGCGCTTTTTTGTTCTCCAAACACACCCCAAAACTATATTTCAATTGTAACCCCTTTGTTTTGAGCTGAACAGACTGAGATAAAAGGAACAGGTGTCTAATTTGATACattgaattgaaatattttgtttaaatcgAAACTACATCTGCAGCAGATTTTCTTCCTACAAAGCTAATATTCCAGAATGTAAgctaaattaagtttttaagtgaaatagttctaagcaacaacaaaaaaaaaaagagatcaggtCAAATGTGGAAATCGGTCTTGGCCTGTAAAAGCCTGATTGGTGCGTCTCGGATTTAAAGGGATGCCACTTTGAGAGCCCAACTTCCTATGATTAAAGAGAAAACCCTCGGACGTTAGGAAAATGTTGATGCTCAGAGAATGTTGGCACTACTTCAACTCAAAGCTAATCTTTTGATTCAAAACATTAACATCTGTATgttatatatacacatatatataaaaaaaaaggttttaaaagtgAGGGATTCGACCTTTTGGTCTTCCAACCGAAGCTgtgacaagaaataaaaatccctgCATAAAGACGGCGCTTCAAGTGACAAACCGGCCTCGCATCAAAAAGTAACAAGAATCCTGCTGCTTAACAACAACTCAAGTCTGTTAGAAACTCCTAAGCTTCACACAGGGAATGTCTTAACGTCCCCTGGAAATATTCCAACACAAAACCAACAATAgcataaaattaaatcagtCTGAATCTGACTGGaatgtcttatttttaacaCCAAAAATTTGGTAAACTGTTCCTACAAAACAGGaatgcaaaaaaagattaactTCTCGGTTTTGAATCAAAGTGTGTCTGAATGTGGCAGAAACCTTAAGAACTAAAAACCTCAAACTATTGCACAGGCCACATCCGTCACATTCCAAGCCTTGATTAAACGCAGGAAGTGATGCAGCAAAAATCCTCATTCCTCTCTCCCGCCTCTGATTACCAGGAAGATGTCGCCTCCTGTcgtgaagctgctgctgtggtAATCAGTGGTGACCACAGGAAAGCGTCCACGGTGCGCGAGTCGCCCGTCTCAGTCGGCGATTTCGCTGTAATAATACTTGTGGGCGGTGCTGCTGAGCATCCAGCCTCCGGCCCTGAACTCCAGGACCTCCAGCAGCAGGAGGCGAGCCATGGAGGTCAGGCCCTCCTGCAGGAGAAAGCCGTCCCTCAGCAGGAAGAACAGCTCGTCCATCCGCTGGCTGTTCACCTTCTCCAGCTGCTCCCCGATGCgatgcagctgcagcaccagGCAGTCCACCTGCAGCggagaggaagaagatgttTCCCCCCCAATTGCATAAAACAAGGAAGGACGTACTCCACAACTCAAAGGAGCTTTGCTTGATCTTAGAGCCTAAAAAAATTGGGAGATACTGGGGATGGTGAGGAACTACTTCTAGAGCATAAAGAGAATATTTCTACGCTACGTATATGTCTAGGTTTAAACACACGACAGTGACCTCACCTCCTCCTCATTCAGCAGAGCATCTGGTTGGGCCAGCCTCATTAGACAGTCGTACACAGGCAGTACCAGAGCCACCATTGGCATGTTGTTCACCTGAAACAGTCAAGCAATATATTACAAAGCACATCAATGTGGTCTTTATGAAGAACGTTGCATATGTCAAGTTACTGTTCAATGTAAAGTTTCACAAGGCAACTCCTATGTAACCCAGTGGAAGGGTTAACACAAGCATCTTTAATCTGGCATATTTTGGAAAATTTAGCTAAATGTCACaggaaaaaagtacaaaatgtctGCTGCTCATACCTTGAGGTAGTCAAAGATGTTGCAGATGAACGTGACGTAGGACACCCAGCCCTGCAGCGAGCGTTTCCTCGTCTCCTCACGCTCCTTGAACTCCTGCTGCAGGCGGTTGAGCAGGTGCCTCCGAAACACGGTTCCATTGTTTTGCTTGGCCTCAGCCTAGATGACGGAATTCAGTGAAAATATATCACAAAACAAATACTACCCAGATTTGTTTTGACAGAGCAACAAATGTGTCTGTAATTTTAAAAGTGGAAAGCAAATCATGGAGTGTTTTTACACTTATTGcaaatattctgaaaaagaacaaaatgtgaaataaaccaaagagCCGTCGGTTCTGACCTGCACAATCGTGTAGCAAATACGGCCAGCCTCTTTGCTGAACAAGGAATCCTTTAGCGACTGGTCAACGAGGATGTTGGAGACCTTCTCCAGGTTCACAGAACTTGGATCTGAAAGAAAGAAGGGAGCTTTTAGAACATGCATGCAGAAGTCAAAGAGTAATTTATGacaattgatttttaaatgtttttgttcacaaagatttaggcattttaaaatgttttataatcacTCAGTGAGGTAATAACTGACCTTTCAAGGCTGTTTTTAGCAGTTTCTGTGTATCCACGTCAAATGACTGGATCCTATAGTCCTCGCTGCAGTTTTCCATTATAAATGGTAACAGTACACGATTACACCAGGGACCTCTCACTCTGTAAAGATCAGACGGGATCACTGCAACAGGTCTTTCCCAGAGCACAATGCGACTCTTTCAAAGACAGAGAAGCCGGgacaacaaaacactaaatCCTGTGGAGTCATCAAACTGGCTGCTCCACTCAGCCCATTCACTGCGGGATAGAAAGGGTTTAGGCTAGATCTGGTCAGCTGAAACATGTCTGAATATATATTCAACAAGGAAACATGtcaaaagtctttattttttaaaagctagcCAAAAACCTGGTATAAAACGATAATATCTGAGCTGCCACGTCTAAAGTTATACGTTAGCGCACGGTATTGTTTTGCATGATGCTAATAGACTTTTCtcatatgaataaaaatggctgttttCTAATGGACGTGCACTTTGATAACCTTAGTGTGTGCTTTCGATGAGCTGAGCCTTGCTAACATTAAGTAAGGCAATCAGATTCAAATCTCAACGAAACCACCACAAAgtattcaaactcaaaaatctgaACTCTATCGAGATGTTACATGAATTTCTATATTTAATAGCTATAGAATATAGAATTTAATAGATTCGCATTGCAGAGTTTGagataaaatgtacatatttaacGCATTTAGACTCATCTTACCACCTGAATCAAGGAACGAAGACTTCCATCTACACGGCTTTTCGAAGATCCACTAGTACCTTCAAGATGAATCCTGACTTTCCGTAGACATAAAGGAGATCGTGTGCATCGACGTCCGCAAGAAACAATACGTTAATGAGGCACTATCTTGtacattaaaatgttacatatctaaattaaaaactgtatttgcaaaacaaaacaaaaaacaaaaaattcaaactcaaagaaatttttgttttatttatttttatttaataaattaatagtttttttcaaGACTGGTACATGTGaagtaaacataaatatttaataataataataataataataataataataataataataataataataataataataataataataataataataataataataataataataataataataataataataataataataataataataataataataataataataataataataataataataataataataataataataataataataataatccatgGTTACTGTTTCTTCCATCAAAATAAACCACGAAACCAACCCTGAAATAGgttgttttgtcatatttgaaaACCTGAAAGGCGGAGACGGCAGTTTGTTTCAGTACGAGCGAAGATCATCTTGTCGTTATATTACAGCTTTGAAATGTAGCGCATGCGCTGTTTTACTAAACGGAAGCGTCATAAATAGTTTGTAGTTACCCGAATGCAACTGTTTCTTTCGTTTTGAATTTGTGGTGCTGTGTGTCTGCTGTTACATTAATGAAGGATTTTCAGTGTAAGGTAAAACCTCTACGCCTCTCTTTTTGAAACCTGAACGGCTGCTGTGTTGTTAGCCAAACTTAGCTCGACTTAAGTTTCCCCTCTTTGTCCTCCACATGTTGTCGAGGATTTTCatattgtaaaattttaaatgagattGTTACTATTAATCTTTTGCACAACAAAATTACGTCAGACTATAGATTGAACAAAACTGTacccaaattaaaaatatatgtacattGCCTCTCCCCAGTGTTGATAGGAGGGTTGTACAGACATGGTGGGATATGATCCCAAGGCTAAGAGTGAATCTCCTACTCCAGAGGAGGCAGCCCTGGCTGGTTCAGCTGGAGGGATGGTTACCAGAGCACTTATCAGCCCATTTGATGTTATTAAAATCCGTTTTCAGGTAACAATTTCAGTCTACTTCTTGTTTGTGTAATATGACCGCTGCACCAGGTTAAAGATGCAGCCAGTTGAAATTTCGATTAAATCATAGTAAAGCTGTATTCACAGTTGTGAACATCAGTGTACATCACATGCTGATCAACAGGTTCTGTCTCCTCAGCTGCAGATCGAGCGTGTGTCCTCACGAAGACGCGAAGGAAAATATTGGGGAATAATTCAGGCATCCCGAAGTATTTACTCAGAGGAGGGTCTCTCTGCTTTCTGGAAAGGTCACATTCCAGCGCAGCTTCTCTCTATGTGCTTTGGGGCCGTCCAGGTAAATATTACAAACCTGGAACTGTGTGTCAACATTAATGAGATAAACATGTTCCAGGACAAAAAGTATTAACTGGTTGTGCCTTTGTCACTTGCAGTTTGTCAGTTTTGAGTTTCTGACCAAGATGGTTCACAAGTCGACGCCATATGACAGCCAGACTCCAGGAGCTCATTTTGTCTGTGGCGGCTTGGCAGCCTGCTCTGCTACGGTGGCCTGCCAGCCTCTGGACACACTGAGGACACGCTTCGCAGCTCAGGGAGAACCCAAGGTAGAACATTGCTCTACTTTTTACTGCAGGTGTCAGCtaataacatttttgatttaatcaGCTGTCTTTTAGAGGAGTAGTTACATAATGCATGATATTAATGGCAAAAGTTAGATTCACACTcctttagtttaaaaaattacttggtGTCATACTAAAATAACATATGGTCCTTAACACATTTGTGGGTGTCAGAGTGTCATATTATTAGCCAGCTTCTTCCCACACCTACCTCTTAGTTGCATGCCCTCATATAGTGGAGTTAATTATTGACTGCAGGTTGCCCAGGTCTTGCAGCTACATAATAAGCCCATAtttttcctcctccaccaccataCTTGACAGTTGTTCCAAACTGTTTGTGGAgctatgttttggttttgttaaatattgcaGTATATATTGAAGTTAGGAATGGACATATTCATAGGAAAAAgtacattaaagttttaaatgcgACAGTTTGCCAATTTTCAGTCATATGATTCCTGGGGTTTAAAATCGTCTTTAAAAATGCCATAGATGATGCAGGGGTGACCACAGTTTTCCCTGCTGTGTGGAGCATAAAGTTATGCAAGAGTTTATGGTAATGCAgtgtgaaatgtttaatttagttCTTAAGGAAGCTGGACGAAAAACTAAACTGGTAAAAAAGGACAGagttaaaagtttaataataatgtttattcaTCAGTTAGCTTCTCCTTTGTTATTTAGTCTGTGCTCATTTTGGCCAGGTGTTTAGGAAATTTGAACTAGACGCTGCATTAGAAGACTACTTTTCAAATCCCTTTCCTGTCTCCTCAGGTTTACAGTAACTTGCGGTATGCCGTGTCCACAATGTGGCGCACTGAGGGACCAGTGGCGTTTTACCGCGGCCTGTCTCCTACCCTGGTTGCAGTGTTTCCTTATGCTGGGCTGCAGTTCTTCTTCTACAATGTCTTTAAGCAGCTCTTGGCTCCTCCACCTAAATCCAGAGACTCAGGAGGTTGGTAAAGACACGGTTTGTTGGGATGAGAAAAACCACTGAGATTTTAgatcaataaaagtattttaagtgCTGAGGAaatttttgagaagaaaaaaaaaggtctttcTGTATTGAAAAAACATTCTTATCATACAGCTAGCTCATTCTAACGTTtagtatttcagattttttcagtGATAAAAACCTCTCAATGAATTTATTGAGTAACAAATTATATGTGATTTTCTACTTTAGTGGGATGAACAGGTACTGATAGACAAAATAGGGAACTGTAATGGAGTGTAGTAACTGCttattttgctgtattttgatGACCTTACTCAAATTTAATCAAACTACATTTGAATTtagagctttttttattttttattttttttaggtcaatTCTGAATCTTATTTTTCTACGGTTTGGCATCAAAATCAGACCCTGTGTGTCCTTTCATATAATCATTACAGATTATTGATCCTTTCAGAAACCAATGTCAGACTCTACTAAGCCATGTTATTTATAGCTTTTTAGCTCTGCACACGCATGCAGACCATTTTTGTGTCTCTTCCTATACAGGAAACATGAGAAGCCTGATCTGTGGCAGTGGAGCAGGAATGATCAGTAAAACCCTCACATACCCCTTTGATTTGTTCAAAAAGAGGCTGCAGGTGGGGGGCTTTGAGAATGCTCGTTCTCACTTCGGACAGGTAGGCTGTTGACAGTGAACCAAAAGCGCTGAGGCAAATGACCTTCACCTCGTGTCTCGGTATTATTGCCTGTTTCTGCTGTACAGGTGCGGACCTACACAGGCCTGATAGACTGTGCGGTTCAAATAGTCAAAGAGGAAGGTATCCGAGGCTGCTTTAAAGGCCTCTCTCCCAGCCTTCTGAAGGCCGCTCTGTCCACAGGCTTCACCTTCTTCTGGTATGAGTTCTTCCTCGACGTCTTGTGCAACATCAGGGAGAAACGGGAAGGCCAAAAGGAGAGATGatgcataaagaaaaacaacataggAAAGGAGGCAATCACGCACATTATAAACGCACTAATGCCTTGTTGCACTGAACACGTCACTCAGCTGAGAAACTGAGCAGGTTTATTTGGGCCTCTATGGTGTTTACAAATGTTAAGTGGATAAATGACTACATGAAATTATATGTGGCTGTATCGTTTTGAAAGcgttatatttttgttgaggtGTTTGTATCTTGCTTGAATCTTGCGCACAACAATGTCAATTTTGTTTCAGTGCTAAATAATTGAACGAAGCAGCTGAAACCTCTGTAGGTCCACTAAGTCGACTAATCAAATCAGGTAAAGTAGGTCATGAACGTCATGGTGTCGCGACCATCACTTTTCCTGAAAATTCAATTACTGACCAAAGACTAGGTAGAAAAttacgttgttttttttttttgttttttttccacacatgcTGACCAGCGAGTCGTAATTCTGCAGGGACTTAGCTTGTCCAGAATGGACAGTAGGAGGAAATGTGAGTCAAAAAATGTCTTGATCCGCCAAAAAGTGAGCACCGTTCATCAGACTCAGTGACTGGCTGCTACACACATCAGTGTGAATCTTCAACCATTGATTAGGTTTGATGGCATATATGAGGCTAGTTAATCTTCAACAATTATCTGGCATCTCAGATGTCTCTCATACCAGGCAACTGCAAAATGCTGTCTTATGAAAGCCTAAAATATGACTCAGTCCTTATCAAATGGGGGCTAAAGGGTGTGTGCAAGGCATTTTCTGTCTAGTAACCCTCACTTGCCACTTTCAGTGAGTTTCTTCTGATGCCAGCAATCATACACTTTGATGGGCATGTTGGCTTTCAGTTCCCAATATATGTTTGAACTTTGCCACCATCTCCATCCTGGCTCTCCAAATGCATTCAGTGCTTGTTGCATCAAGTCTTTCTTGATGGTTTAGGCCTCCTAGAGAGAGCACAAAATttagactgaaaaaaatcatgGTCCTCGAAACAGACCAAGAGGATAACTGAACCTTTATCATCTTCAGTCTCATCATATTTATGCTCCATGAAATTTAGAACGTTATTGTGGACTAACGAGAAATTCTCATTAATTAGGAGAACGATTTCTTAACATAGGATTTCCTCTCCACCaaataaatgctgctgctctgcttgcTTCTCAGACTCTGGTCCTagttcttcttctgtcttttgttttgtatcGTATCACTATGTCACACTTGTTCTGGATCCTGTCGTCTTGTGGGTGTTTCTGTTCTCTGCTGAAAATGGATCAGAGAGACGTCTGCACTTGAAGACGACAGATTGAAAGTACACAAGAACACAGTTAAAGGGATTTATCAAATGTGTTGGATTTGTCTTGGCAGATAAACATCTTGGTGAAAGTTTAAACTgaactttgcacattttctcctctgttttaCGACTGTTACCTTGTATATTCTTGGACAtgtgatatttattttgatattcacTTTATTTAGTGGGTAAAACCAAATGGAACCTTAAAGTTTATAACTTGTTTAAATGTCTCACTTTGAGTTAAACTTACTGACCATTTGTTTCGTTAATGCTTGTGTTTCATGGGTTTATATGGTCTTCTTCATTTCTTTGTCAATAAAGTGTACAACCACACtgttaagttattttttgttgagttattttttggtctgttgaagagaaacattgttttaacaAGTGTTTCCATTCAAACAAACTGTAAACCTGTACCACTTGTACATGGCAAGGATTAAAATACATGCTATTATTTGTTAATATAgaactgtttaatttttcttccccTGCACAATTACTTTCCACTGATCTTATATAATCTTGATAAAGTTTATCACTGCAATGATCAAAATAGGAAAGCTTTGAAGGACGTAAACATATTTGTTCTAAGGTATTTAATCATATTAATAGAGGCTCCACATTATGACTAGTAGCTTCAGatataatttaatttgacttaCTGCATACAAAACTTTActtgaaaatgaacaaaattaataTAGCATCTGAACACCACATCACTCGATAAAACCTTGGGTAAAACACATCAAGTATGACAGCAAAAAGACGTAACGATCAATTGACAAATAGTTTAAAAGCAGCTTAATGTCAAGTTATACCACCAGGAGACAATAATATGACAGAGATAATATAAACACATACAGACAAAACAGTCTGTATGGTACACAACAGAAATTATAGCAGCTTCATTACCGgagtttaaatctttttacGTGCTGACATTGTGTTGATTAAATCACGTTCATGTCGGATATACAAGCTTACTCGATACCTGTACACTTGAGTGTGAAAACTCTTTATATTTAACTGTCACATTATGCAACACAATCCGTCAAAACCTCTCTCActacataaatataaagaatGAACAACAACCTCCGGCTAACAAAGATCCAGATGTTTGAaggtgaaaaagcaaaaatcaaattttatgcTGAATGAAATTGTAAATCAAGACACACTGAGCTTGGATGTCTGGGATGGATGTTCTgctgaaaccaaaaaaatgaCTGAGATTCTTTGTAGTGTTCTTTGCTGAACAAACTTTGCTTTTGCACCTCAGAGGCTTTGGGAGAGGGCAGACTCTGGGAGCTGCTGACTTTGCTGTAACACCAGGTACACGACTGAGGGGCCAAGGATGACCGGAACTGTGAAAAGCCTCCATCACTTAAACTGGCCAGGAGCAGGGGGGAGCAATGTTGGATGTGCAAAGCAAGCATCCTCTACTGATCCGCAGGTGGAGAGCAAGGCTCGGTTCTCATTCGGGTTGTGGACTGGAGTTCCAGGAGAAAAAACTTGGCAGCTTGAAGAGTGAATCCCTGCGGCCTGGATCAGGCAGGGTCAAGGTCTCTGGAGCAGACTTTTTTCTGGGTCGCTCCTTGGGCACAGACAGGAAGTCCGGAGCTTCAGTGGAAAGGGGAGTGGTCGGGGCGCTGTTGGGGCCGCTGCGGGCGCTGGACGCCAGAGGGGTCTCTGAGATAGAGATGGCTGGAGGAAAGGTCCCAATTTTCAGATTAGTAGCTTCCTGTGTGGCATGTTCATACTCCCTCACCTCCTCCATGGTCATGTCTGATGGAATAGAGAAATTAACACAAACAGTGTGACAATGTCCACCCAAATTCAGGCCCAGAGAAACTATGAAATATGACACCCTGAAAGCTTTAAATAGGGAAAAGGCCTGGGATTTTGTCAACTGAACGTCTGTATTCTGGTTGGCAAAATTGACATTGTGAGTATCTAggtactttgttttaaatgaaactttgttGGAAACTTTTTTCCGATAATGATGTAATGGTAGACGGGTATAACCTCTTTAGAAAAATTAccagttttactgttttgaaaTGGATGTTGTAGGAGAATAACAGGTTGGTTTACTATACAGTATGTGGTTGACTAAACTTAGTCAACCAGTTTAGTTTCTAGCATTCTAGGTACTTTTTCTAGGTACCAATAGATCTAATTTAACTAATCCCTAATCATATATTTATGGGCCCAAAAACAATGTTGACTGTCCCATCCAGACTTATTTTTATCATGGACACACTGTAGTTATGTGACgtcaaaaattgtaaaaaaaataaaaaataaaaaaataactccgTTAAAACTGTGAGATTACAGAATGTGGTCTTGATCTGATCTGAAATTAGTAAATAATTGGTTTTAACTTATGAAATAAGGGCGAGCTGCAAAACCAGCACAAAAATCTCCTCTGTGAAACATGAAGACTAAACTGAGGTACAATTATCTTGTTAGAATCAGTTTTTCTCAGGTTAATTGGCGACTATGAGAAAATGGTGAATGTAAAGAGGTGTAAAATTTTATCTCAAGAAGGTTGTCTTTTTCTCAAACTTCTGTATTATTTAAGGAAGGTTCCTATTGTAAAgggcagaaaaacattatttcaatcATTGCATTTTGTTGCAGCAGAGCAGGAGGTGGAAAGACTAACCCttaaattacagaaagaaaacaaaattacacaagATGTACAAATATTAGGTTGTACTATGGCCTCCTTGCTGTACAAActtgaactttatttaaaaaaacaaaaaaacaatcttgacATAGGAGTTGATCATAGTTTTTCGAAAGATATGTAGAGCTAAACACAGGGAAATGCTGCACAAAAACCTGCTAATGGCTTTCTTTAGTCTTTTCTAAAGATTTGGGCATTGGTAAATAGCCAGGACTACAATTAAAGCTGTATGATTATTTACATGAAAGAATTTTCAAGTGTTAGAATATCTTAGCTTGAGCAAAGGATAAACCAGTTGAGTCTCCGACAAATCCTGACAACAGATGTTTACTAAgtaatctgactgagcttaagCTGTTTTGCTAAGAAGAATTAGCAAATTAGCAACATTTTCATTACCAACTACAAacggtatgaatacttttgcaaaacatattttacacaatCCAAAGTTTTATcaaagttgtgttttcatcCTCATTATTCTTATCCAATGAAGTCtgttagttttattaaaaataataaaaaaattcaaaacttgGGTTCATTATAAATTCCAAAACACTCGactcaaagacaaaaactaatCAGAGCATTCTTACTTTTATTGGTGCCATCTGTAACAAACTTACCAATCCACTCATCCACCCACGCAAAGGCCTGCCTGTGTCCTAGAAGCAGGACATCTCGTATCACCTGAAgaaagtcagaaaacaaaaaggtgaaaTCACAGCCAAAGCTGAGGGGGAGGCAGTTCAAGTTGAGGGGATGTGAATCATATTAGCTTAACCCTGAAGGTGagagtttgaaaacatgttgaagttgCTAATGCTTCTTTTCCTTCACAGGAGT from the Gambusia affinis linkage group LG19, SWU_Gaff_1.0, whole genome shotgun sequence genome contains:
- the mrps7 gene encoding 28S ribosomal protein S7, mitochondrial, coding for MAASISGLLKPWTPRVLLVRWSRYNPYYLEPEVRKEAYSRPESELSAEEKEERELKKLRPIKAATNSTTSSVFNDPVLSKFINMMMEHGQKTLAREIMMQTLENIKRKQVEKYHKATEGQKDGIECNPYVIFHQALENCKPVVALASIQKGGKYYQVPIPLTGHRRRFLAMKWMITECRENKHRRTHMYEKLSQELLAAFEKEGNVIKKKHELHKMAEANRAYAHYRWW
- the mif4gdb gene encoding MIF4G domain-containing protein B, which codes for MENCSEDYRIQSFDVDTQKLLKTALKDPSSVNLEKVSNILVDQSLKDSLFSKEAGRICYTIVQAEAKQNNGTVFRRHLLNRLQQEFKEREETRKRSLQGWVSYVTFICNIFDYLKVNNMPMVALVLPVYDCLMRLAQPDALLNEEEVDCLVLQLHRIGEQLEKVNSQRMDELFFLLRDGFLLQEGLTSMARLLLLEVLEFRAGGWMLSSTAHKYYYSEIAD
- the slc25a19 gene encoding mitochondrial thiamine pyrophosphate carrier; translation: MVGYDPKAKSESPTPEEAALAGSAGGMVTRALISPFDVIKIRFQLQIERVSSRRREGKYWGIIQASRSIYSEEGLSAFWKGHIPAQLLSMCFGAVQFVSFEFLTKMVHKSTPYDSQTPGAHFVCGGLAACSATVACQPLDTLRTRFAAQGEPKVYSNLRYAVSTMWRTEGPVAFYRGLSPTLVAVFPYAGLQFFFYNVFKQLLAPPPKSRDSGGNMRSLICGSGAGMISKTLTYPFDLFKKRLQVGGFENARSHFGQVRTYTGLIDCAVQIVKEEGIRGCFKGLSPSLLKAALSTGFTFFWYEFFLDVLCNIREKREGQKER